From the genome of Medicago truncatula cultivar Jemalong A17 chromosome 2, MtrunA17r5.0-ANR, whole genome shotgun sequence:
CAAACTTTGGGTGTCTCTTTTAGCTGCTAAGTACACAGCAGGGCCAAATTTACTAAATGCTTCCATCACGAGCAGCAGCTCCCCTATTTGGTCCTCCATCATCCGTGCCAAAAATGTTCTCATCAGTGGATACTCGTGGCGTCCGGGATCAGGCTCTTCTTCATTTTGGTTTACTCATTGGAGCGAGTTCGGTCCTCTATGCTCTCTTGTCCCCATCATTGACATCCATGACCTCCACCTAACGGTTAAGGATGTTATTTCTAACAATCAAAGGTCCCTTATGTTGTACACTCCTCTTCCTCAAGCTGTGACCGACTGCATTAATACTATTAATTTCAGATTCAACGATGCCATTGAGGACGTCTTCATTTGGCCTCATAACAAAAATGGTACTTATTCCGCAAAAAGTGGTTACCAGTGGCTGCTCTCCCTCTCCGGCAATGACAACAACACACATTCCTGGTCTtggattttgaagaaaaaaatctcGGAAAAATACAAATTCTTAATTTGGCTGGCTTGCCATGACTCCCTCCCTACCGCAGCGCTGCTTCATCACAGACAGATTATTGCTTCTGCGACTTGTGCTCGGTGTGGTGTTTCTGATGAATCTGTTTTTCATTGCATCCGTGACTGTCCTTTCTCCAAGATTATATGGCACCACATTGGTTTTTCGGAACCCTATTTCTTTGCTGTAACAGATATTGAAATTTGGTGCAAGAGTGGATTAATAGGCAGCAAAGCTATTTTGTTTGCAGCAGGGTTATGGTGGATTTGGCGGAGTCGCAACGCGCGCTGCATGAGCGAGGAATCCATGCTGCTTCAGAGGTTGGCCGCGAATATTACATATTTCGTCGACGACATTAATTCATGCTTCTTTCAGCCCTTGCCGGTGATGGTTTCGGATAGATATGTCAAATGGAATAACAGCAATTTTAACTGTACAATTCTGAACGTTGATGGGAGTTGTATTGGTTCTCCGATCCGGGCAGGTTTCGGTGGTTTAATTCGAAACAGTGTTGGCTTCTATCTGTCAGGTTTTTTAGGATTCCTTCCTTCTTCCTCTGACATTTTATTAGCAGAACTGACTGCTATATATGATGGTATCAACACCGCAATTGACATGGGCATCACAGATATGGCGGTTTATTCAGATTCTCTCCTTTCAATTAATCTCATCACTACCACCAGTTCAAAGTTCCATATTCATGCGGCCCTAATCCAAGATATCAGAGACAAGCTTTCTCTAAGGAATTTTTCGCTCAACCACACCCTCCGGGAAGGAAATCAAAGTGCTGACTATTTGGCTAAACTAGGTGCAATGTCAGATGTCAACGTTCTAATACACCAGTCGCCTCCGGATGAACTCTGCCCTTTGTTGAAGAATGATGCAGCAGGAACCTTGTTCCTGAGATCTTAGTTTCCtttctgttttatttgtttcctgtttttttcgttttcttttcttctgtaaccaaaaaaaaaaaattgatataataaatagtttaaaaataagtatgaaattgATAGTAAATGATTAAATACATGATTAACTTGACAAtttaatatagtaaaaaaatttcatgaaaCATTTATAATCTGATAGATTTAGTTGAGAACGCTTTACAAAGTTAGAAATTAATTTAATGACTTACTTACTCTTTAAATCTTTTTGTTCTTTCAGAAAAATAACTATTTGTTTTGTGATAGTGTAAATCAATCGGTAGCTTTCAAGAAACATCATCGTTTATCAAATGAACTTATATGTAGAatgcatatttttaaataaaattttgaacaaaaatctataatctcttatctcttattcctaaacaaagcttggttgccctaattttaacctaatattttaacctaatattttagcaacttttccctccttcaaaacctaaccatatttcctaattcccctcctcgaaaccctaaccatgatttcctaacttcactccccctaaaacctatctaattgatttccataaaccatatctcctaactcccctcctccaaaccctcaccaatatatttaaatcctttctcctaaaccgaaatctatttctaaaaccatacctttctcttaaaccgaaatttcttaatcaacatggcttccagaaaCATTCAAACTTTGTTGTCATACCACTACCTCACTGGTAACcatatcttcattccactctggtttaaactaaatatatagatttttgctcttattcctcgctgtttgaaagtataaatcattctttcaatccctttcaatcttttgtaggtccgttggtgaaaaactctttttccgatcttgacaaagcaatcaacaagctcagactgaaatacagatcatatatcgttgaatatgacattgatgttgtatgtgttttttgcgaaatatacctattcttaattatttgcattctattttatcaatgtttgtgatgtttttgtttgttatttttttagggtgcagtatgcttgccaaacatgtttggcggtgatttcggagatcaaattgggcgctatgcaatattgactgatcctaagtccaacaaggtgtgaagatcagaggggatgctccgatggttgggtcacatgataccatctaccttgatgttatttacaattagtccatgtttagataaattgtgcaagaccttttcaatttgaattttaagttttagtttcttaaagttttggaagcatctattttttttgtctttgaatttagcaaatgtcccttgaatttcataaataatttagccttgcttgctttgctttttgatttatatatttgtgtttgtttttgtgttgctgaatcaatttagtagcatggttgtgttactgaagcattttagtaacatggcttttagtaacattattagtaacaattactagaatcaatttagtagcatagTTGTGTAACGTCTCCTcttaacattattactaacaattactaatccaaatctataaaatatgttttgggtggaaacaaactaaaatcctaatcctaatttctctcaatcaagtaactaagagatttcatccacatctctaaactaactttttggtggaaagaaactaaaatccttatttctctcattcaaataattagggaatttcatccacatctctaaaatatgttttgggtggaaacaaactaaaatcctaatcctaatttctctcattcaagtaactaagagatttcatccacatctctaaactaactttttggtggaaagaaactaaaatccttatttctctcattcaaataattagggaatttcatccacatctctaaaatatgttttgggtggaaacaaactaaaatcctaatcctaatttctctcattcaagtaactaagagatttcatccacatctctaaactaaGTTTTTGgtagaaacaaactaaaatccttatttctctcatttaaataattaggggatttcatccacatctttaaaatatgttttgggtggaaacaaactaaaaatcataattcctctcattcaagtaactactaaagatttcatccacatctctaaaatatgttttggatggaaacaaactaaaaatcctaattcctctcattcaagtaactactaaagatttcatccacatctctaaaatatgttttgggtggaaacaaacttaaatcctaatcctaatttctctcattcaagtaactaagagatttcatctaCATCTCTaatctaactttttggtggaaacaaactaaaatccttatttctctcattcaaataagtaggggatttcatccacatctctaaaatatgttttcggtggaaacaaactaaaaatcctaattcttctcattcaagtaactaagagatttcatccacatctctaaagtaactttttggtggaaacaaacgaaaatccttatttctctcattcaaataagtaggggatttcatccacatatctaaaatatgttttgggtggaaacaaactaaaaatcataattcatctcattcaagtaactattacacatttcatccacatctctaaaatatgttttggcgaatcaactatggtaattcttaagtaaaaaaaaatgtaaattcttaattaaaacaaagtgccccatcaacaatattaatttcattttattcatattaatctttatcctaaaatgttggccacttcctaattttgttccactattttgtgcttatcctgataactaatactctttattgctcAACCGACATATCCTACTCACACATATTCcacctttttcctataaatatatcataacctattagccaaaccatctcaatctaaataagcatcctctttcttggaaaggaaaaaacaagccaatgatgtctgccaaatacactccaatctcagctgtttctggaggaagaaagaatctCAAGATGTGTGTGCGAGTTGCTCACATTTGGTTGATTCGAGAGAAGAAGGTCCCCACTAGCAtcattttcatgaacatgttactggtcgatgaaaaggtttctgcatgtttgcactcttaactttaaaattaaagtaatgtcatttttgttttttagttatgtaatttaaccagctgtttaatgttgttgttgtcgtcaacAGGGTGGACGTATTCACGCCACAGCTAGAAAAGATTTGGTGGCAAAGTTCAGGTCCATGGTTCAAGAAGGGGGTACATATCAGCTTGAAAATGCAATTGTAGATTTTAATGAAAGTCCTTATAAGGTAACTTCACACAAACATAAGCTTAGTATGATGCACAATTCAACTTTTACCAAAGTACACTTGCCTGCTATCCCTATGAACGTTTTTGAGTTCAAGCCATTCAATGAAATTCTCTCTTCAACTGTCGAGGAAGTATCTACGGGTAGGACTTGAATTCTGAATGTGTGTTGTACATTATTTCTACCTATAAGCATTCGTTTAGGAATTTCATACATTTGGTTTTGCTTTTGTATACGTAATTTCAGATGTTATTGGTCATGTAATTGAAAGAGGTGATATAAGGGAAACTGAAAAGGACAGAAGGAAAAGCAGGGTTATTGATCTCACTTTAGAAGATCTTGAGTAAGATTTGTCTCTTTCTTTGTACCTGgttgtaatataattttaatataccttatgtttctgaattgatattttggtaatattttattacagaAACAACCGCTTGCATTGCTCTCTTTGGGGTGAACATGGCGACAAAATTGTGACCTTTTTTGGCAACCATGACAACGACACACCTACTATATTGATATTGCAGTTTTGCAAGACACGCGTGTATTTAGGTATGTCGTGTTTTAAGTTTTTGCTTTCTGCTgatatcaacaatgaaatgGGAAATTATGTTCACTTgctgttgatttttaaaaaaattaggtgctaTGGGAGTTGTTAATGCCTTTAATGGGACTAAGCTGATACTTAATGGCGATTTGCCTGATGTCGCTGCGTACATGACACGGTAaccatttatattttcatatgcTTTAGAATAAAGACAAGTTTTTTTGGTCATAATTAAGTTGTCTGGAGGTCTCACCACTCTTCTATTAACATTGGTGCCATTTtattagaatgaaaaatgcatcaatacAGTTCACCCGAAGTGTCAGCCAAATTTCAACGAACAGCTCCGCGTCTTTATCAGATGACTTGCTCAACACTAACCGAATGACAATTGAAAGCATGATTGAGTCAACTGAGGTAGCTAtctatttattgaaatttttagatgtcgttttggattcatctttgttatttttcacatgg
Proteins encoded in this window:
- the LOC11421151 gene encoding uncharacterized protein; the protein is MCVRVAHIWLIREKKVPTSIIFMNMLLGGRIHATARKDLVAKFRSMVQEGGTYQLENAIVDFNESPYKVTSHKHKLSMMHNSTFTKVHLPAIPMNVFEFKPFNEILSSTVEEVSTDVIGHVIERGDIRETEKDRRKSRVIDLTLEDLENNRLHCSLWGEHGDKIVTFFGNHDNDTPTILILQFCKTRVYLGAMGVVNAFNGTKLILNGDLPDVAAYMTR